One Desulfobulbus oligotrophicus DNA segment encodes these proteins:
- a CDS encoding MBL fold metallo-hydrolase produces the protein MTVQTYEAKELFHWLVTREDIVVVDVRNPKDFERFHIESPYPFEQINISYYEFMEDEAEAMSRTPPDRKIRIVCAKEGSARYVAEIFERHGYDVRYLAGGIKTWGNLLVPKLVQQGEDYTLYQFIRPGKASCSYGLISGQEMMVFDPSRNLEFYIDFAQKHGCTITKTFETHLQADYIAGSRDLAGRTGAVFYANDEDFKTSRNSYISLRDGEILGFSSGGPRVRVLFTPGHTPGSTSFIVAEQYIISGDTVFINSVGRPDLGGQAKEWAGQLFASIQKIKQLDRSLIVLPGHYSDWGEADTNLLFAHTLAEILERNGAIYNLDTEADFVTFIEANMRPQPEEYDIIRQVNANLREEDDERQEELDLGKNECAASG, from the coding sequence GTGACAGTACAGACATACGAGGCAAAAGAGTTGTTTCACTGGCTGGTAACCCGAGAGGATATCGTGGTGGTCGATGTCCGTAATCCAAAGGATTTCGAACGGTTTCATATAGAGAGTCCCTATCCCTTTGAGCAGATAAACATCTCTTATTACGAGTTTATGGAGGATGAGGCTGAGGCAATGAGCCGGACACCACCGGACAGAAAAATCCGCATTGTCTGCGCCAAAGAAGGTTCTGCTCGTTATGTTGCCGAAATTTTCGAACGCCACGGCTACGATGTACGCTATCTGGCCGGCGGTATCAAGACGTGGGGTAACCTTCTGGTGCCGAAACTTGTGCAACAGGGAGAAGATTATACGCTCTACCAGTTTATCCGCCCCGGCAAGGCCTCCTGCAGCTATGGCCTGATCAGTGGTCAGGAGATGATGGTCTTTGATCCTTCACGCAACCTCGAGTTTTACATCGACTTTGCCCAAAAACACGGCTGCACCATCACCAAGACCTTTGAGACACATCTCCAGGCCGACTATATCGCCGGCAGTCGGGATCTTGCCGGTCGCACCGGTGCTGTGTTTTACGCGAACGATGAGGACTTCAAAACCTCCAGAAATTCCTACATATCCTTACGGGATGGTGAAATTCTTGGTTTCAGCAGCGGCGGTCCCAGGGTGCGGGTGCTGTTCACTCCGGGACATACGCCAGGCTCAACTTCTTTTATTGTTGCTGAACAGTACATCATTTCCGGAGATACGGTGTTCATCAACTCAGTCGGTCGTCCGGATCTGGGTGGGCAGGCTAAAGAGTGGGCAGGCCAGCTCTTTGCCTCAATACAGAAGATCAAACAGCTTGATCGTTCACTGATCGTGCTCCCGGGACATTACTCTGACTGGGGAGAGGCTGATACTAACCTGCTGTTTGCCCATACGCTGGCCGAGATTCTTGAGCGGAATGGCGCTATTTACAACCTTGATACCGAGGCGGACTTTGTGACCTTCATAGAGGCAAACATGCGGCCGCAACCCGAAGAGTATGATATTATCCGCCAGGTGAATGCCAATCTTCGCGAGGAAGACGATGAGCGGCAGGAAGAGCTGGACCTCGGCAAAAATGAATGTGCGGCTTCCGGGTAG
- a CDS encoding PilZ domain-containing protein yields the protein MNTGERRKAQRISFVGTAVLRHGENQTLETAVDTHNISLAGVFLETPQRLTLDTPCEVEIHLTGTTSSMEFRAQGVVRRHDAVGMGVAFTHLDPDSYLHILNLVKLHAAV from the coding sequence ATGAACACCGGAGAACGACGCAAAGCACAACGGATTAGTTTTGTCGGTACTGCGGTGCTTCGTCATGGAGAAAACCAGACCTTGGAGACTGCAGTTGATACACACAATATAAGTCTTGCCGGGGTGTTCCTTGAGACACCACAGCGTCTTACCCTTGATACTCCCTGTGAAGTTGAGATTCACCTGACCGGTACTACCAGCAGCATGGAGTTTCGTGCGCAGGGGGTTGTCCGTCGTCATGATGCTGTCGGCATGGGAGTAGCTTTCACCCATCTGGATCCCGACAGCTATCTGCATATTTTAAACCTTGTGAAGCTGCATGCAGCTGTCTGA
- a CDS encoding Rne/Rng family ribonuclease, translated as MYTDILINATFYENRIALVENGHLREFHLERVSEKGLIGNIYQGKVVRVLPGIDAAFVDIGLDRTGFLYVDEALYIFSDNYQRLNPGHKLWTKPPAPPYTHLTINQILREGQEILVQIAKEPIGSKGARLTCNITLPCRNLVFMPLTDHIGISRKIEDETIRHQLREKIEALRPPGTGFIVRTVAENIDNDSLEADMEFLLLLWDEILTKAQKSQAPALIYKDLDIILRAVRDFFTEETNELVTDNREVYDQLLSYAEIFAPQLRDKITYYQSDMPLFERYGVEADINSALDKKVWLRSGGYIVIEPTEALTVIDVNTGRYVSAADLSETIFKTNMEAVREIARQLRLRNLGGIIIIDFIDMENEEQREELFTAFQEAMRADKSKVNILKLSEFGLVQMTRKRLSESLMQTMCEPCLYCSGDGHIKSRLTICHEIFRKITRDARKIGGAHVSIKVHPQIAEMLLNEQSYTIEQLERITEKRFTIIPVPDMHIKRYDVIWNE; from the coding sequence ATGTACACAGACATTCTTATCAACGCAACTTTCTATGAAAACCGAATCGCCCTGGTGGAAAATGGTCATCTGCGTGAATTTCATCTGGAAAGGGTTTCAGAAAAGGGTTTAATCGGTAACATTTACCAGGGCAAGGTTGTTCGGGTACTACCGGGTATTGATGCCGCTTTTGTGGATATCGGTCTTGATCGAACCGGTTTTCTGTATGTTGACGAAGCTCTCTACATTTTTTCCGACAACTATCAGCGATTAAACCCTGGCCATAAGTTATGGACCAAGCCGCCGGCACCACCGTACACACACCTGACAATCAATCAGATTCTACGTGAAGGTCAGGAAATTCTGGTGCAGATTGCCAAAGAACCTATCGGTTCCAAAGGTGCGCGTCTCACCTGCAACATCACCCTGCCCTGCCGCAACCTGGTCTTCATGCCGCTCACCGATCATATCGGCATCTCCCGTAAAATCGAAGACGAAACGATACGTCATCAACTCCGTGAAAAGATTGAAGCCCTTCGTCCTCCTGGAACCGGCTTTATTGTACGTACTGTTGCCGAAAATATCGATAACGATTCGCTTGAAGCCGACATGGAGTTTCTCCTGCTGCTCTGGGATGAGATATTGACCAAAGCACAAAAATCACAGGCTCCCGCCCTGATCTATAAGGACCTTGATATCATCCTCCGTGCTGTCCGGGACTTCTTCACTGAAGAGACCAACGAACTGGTGACAGATAATCGGGAGGTCTATGACCAACTCCTCTCCTATGCGGAGATCTTTGCGCCGCAGCTGCGCGACAAAATAACCTACTATCAATCGGATATGCCGTTATTTGAGCGCTATGGGGTTGAGGCGGACATCAACAGCGCCCTGGACAAAAAAGTATGGCTGCGTTCCGGCGGATACATTGTTATCGAACCAACAGAAGCGCTGACGGTCATTGACGTTAACACCGGCCGGTACGTAAGTGCCGCTGACCTGAGCGAGACCATCTTTAAAACCAACATGGAAGCGGTGAGAGAAATAGCGCGTCAACTGCGTCTGCGCAATCTTGGCGGCATTATCATCATTGACTTCATTGATATGGAAAATGAGGAGCAGAGGGAAGAACTGTTCACCGCCTTCCAGGAAGCAATGCGCGCCGACAAGAGCAAGGTCAACATCCTCAAGCTCTCAGAATTCGGCCTTGTGCAGATGACCAGAAAACGGCTTTCTGAAAGTCTTATGCAGACAATGTGCGAACCATGCCTTTACTGCAGTGGTGATGGCCACATCAAATCCCGTCTTACTATCTGTCATGAGATCTTTCGCAAAATTACCCGCGATGCCCGTAAGATAGGAGGGGCACACGTCAGTATTAAAGTTCATCCTCAAATCGCCGAGATGTTACTCAACGAACAATCGTACACCATTGAACAGTTAGAAAGAATCACTGAAAAACGTTTCACAATCATTCCTGTTCCTGATATGCACATCAAACGATATGATGTCATCTGGAATGAATAA
- a CDS encoding SPL family radical SAM protein has translation MKYSVSSYGDPGRFVTQLHIARDCLDHPYTQEIIDRSRLPVSVVEENGRPVIDGRYPHNLSAGKRHLFLCRHRGAFFKPCPGTREYRCCGYQVLNIGMNCPMDCVYCILQAYLNNPWLSFFVNVEDLFAELDQSLHAEPHRFFRIGTGEFTDSLALDTLTHLSPRLVEYMAGQSNAVLELKTKSVNIANLQGLYHQGRTIVAWSLNSPPIMMREEVRTATLNERLQAAAQCSRWGYALAFHFDPIIFHDGWQEGYAHTIDKLFATVPADAIAWISLGALRYLPSLKQIAAERFPVSRFFYQEFIDGLDGKRRYIRPQRVIMYQYIFERLQRYVHPDTCIYFCMENDTVWQEVFGYTAEERGGLPLMLDRAVCHHRP, from the coding sequence TTGAAGTATTCAGTGTCGTCGTATGGTGATCCCGGGCGTTTTGTGACCCAGCTCCATATAGCCAGGGATTGCCTTGACCACCCGTATACACAGGAGATAATTGACCGTAGCCGACTGCCGGTGAGTGTGGTTGAAGAGAACGGTCGGCCTGTTATTGACGGCAGGTACCCGCACAATCTGAGTGCCGGCAAACGTCATCTGTTTTTGTGCCGGCACCGAGGTGCCTTTTTTAAACCCTGCCCCGGCACTCGGGAGTATCGTTGTTGCGGGTATCAGGTATTGAACATCGGCATGAATTGCCCAATGGACTGTGTGTACTGTATACTCCAGGCGTATCTCAACAATCCGTGGCTCAGTTTTTTTGTGAATGTCGAAGATCTGTTTGCTGAGCTTGACCAATCCCTGCATGCGGAACCGCATCGTTTTTTTCGCATAGGGACCGGCGAGTTCACCGACAGCCTGGCTCTGGATACCCTAACCCACCTCAGTCCCCGGCTGGTGGAGTACATGGCCGGACAATCCAATGCAGTTTTAGAACTGAAGACCAAAAGCGTAAACATTGCCAACCTGCAGGGACTGTATCATCAGGGGCGAACAATCGTTGCCTGGTCACTGAACAGTCCTCCGATCATGATGCGGGAGGAGGTTCGCACAGCCACCCTTAACGAACGGCTCCAGGCAGCTGCACAGTGCTCCAGGTGGGGGTATGCACTGGCTTTCCATTTTGATCCGATTATTTTTCATGACGGGTGGCAGGAGGGATACGCCCATACCATTGATAAGCTCTTTGCTACAGTTCCAGCAGACGCCATCGCCTGGATCAGTTTGGGTGCATTGCGCTATCTGCCGTCTCTCAAACAGATCGCTGCTGAACGTTTTCCGGTCTCACGTTTTTTTTATCAGGAGTTTATAGATGGTCTTGATGGGAAGCGCCGGTACATCCGTCCCCAGCGGGTCATCATGTATCAGTATATTTTTGAGAGGTTGCAACGATACGTGCATCCCGACACCTGCATCTACTTCTGCATGGAAAACGATACGGTGTGGCAAGAGGTCTTTGGATATACTGCTGAAGAGCGCGGCGGTCTGCCTCTGATGCTTGACCGGGCCGTGTGTCATCACAGGCCATAA
- a CDS encoding EI24 domain-containing protein codes for MPITAPPSPDDRHQTPWVAFSRSLVFLVTSPRLLGWSLILIILTGSLTWLGYLYTVDLINQLTGNFFVNQPAVEHFWHWPVLWGWTLLKWIYLILTRVIAFYLAFIFSYSLTTPGYVFLSSWTGDRYCDQAKTGEAAFSLSGVLVDLIEGIKIGGLGLVVTVVALVLNFMPVLGQASVFLLYVFYSTLMFIDFPSSRYRWSLGQKLAWLRQHTWPSFRLGLFPALISMVPLLNVFLMAFFFPLFTVHATLNFLEIEGRRASVSTL; via the coding sequence ATGCCGATTACTGCACCACCTTCTCCGGACGACAGACACCAGACTCCCTGGGTGGCTTTTTCCCGTTCCCTGGTCTTTCTTGTTACGTCACCCCGACTGCTGGGCTGGAGCCTGATTCTGATCATCCTCACCGGTTCACTTACCTGGCTGGGATACCTGTATACTGTTGATCTTATCAATCAGCTCACCGGTAATTTTTTTGTTAATCAGCCGGCTGTGGAACATTTCTGGCACTGGCCCGTGCTTTGGGGCTGGACGTTGCTGAAATGGATATACCTCATTCTTACTCGGGTTATCGCCTTTTACCTGGCCTTTATTTTTTCTTACAGTCTGACAACCCCGGGCTATGTCTTTCTTAGCTCCTGGACTGGTGACCGTTACTGTGATCAGGCAAAAACCGGCGAAGCTGCCTTCAGTCTCTCGGGTGTGCTTGTGGATCTCATTGAAGGCATCAAGATCGGTGGCCTGGGGTTGGTGGTCACCGTTGTTGCCTTAGTACTGAACTTTATGCCGGTTCTGGGACAGGCGTCAGTCTTTCTGCTGTATGTTTTTTATTCCACCCTGATGTTTATTGATTTTCCATCTTCCCGTTACCGTTGGTCACTGGGGCAAAAGCTTGCCTGGCTCAGGCAGCATACCTGGCCTTCATTTCGACTTGGTCTCTTCCCGGCACTGATCAGCATGGTGCCTTTGCTGAACGTGTTTTTGATGGCATTTTTCTTCCCGCTCTTTACTGTCCACGCTACGCTTAACTTTCTTGAAATCGAAGGAAGGAGAGCATCTGTATCTACACTCTGA
- a CDS encoding hybrid sensor histidine kinase/response regulator, producing the protein MNIIYGWIISLAQVRFCMFAAAAIPEKKSIQFGSANPQIPPTLDIPTIAGLFIVLLLFLILIILNQKKKSIISNKSKALAETEARYHLLFEHSPIPLLEEDHSEVKTFLDQLTKQGVKDLRRYFADNPESLARCAGMVRIQAANQAALSLYEATTPNALHTLTRILPDSQLFAFKNELVKIFTNGNSENVLENRTLNGATLIVERRVVVASGFEQNWNKVFASVIDITEQVRLRNENKAFEEQLQHTQKLEAIGSLAGGIAHDFNNLLAPIMGRAELMLLENPDNAPVQQHCQNIIEASKRARNLVKQILVFSRQVDQEIKPVSLVEIIQEIINLTQPTLPANISITCDVPETCLQIMADATQLHQVIMNLVTNAFHAMEEKGGCLSIHLETVSLGIDSSSEPPVSPGLYQQLRVVDTGHGMDQLTVSKIFNPYFTTKPRDKGTGLGLTVVLGILRGYGGEILVTSAVGEGTTFTLYFPAVELAAVQDPIIYGDSNMLPVGNEHILVVDDEKSIADVTTGMLEKLGYTVTARISGYDALEAFRNLADRIDLVMADLTMPQMTGLQLYREIKRIQPHVKVILCTGFSEQLDSRSAKSIGIDGFLHKPVVMSDLAHCIRSVLDG; encoded by the coding sequence ATGAATATCATCTACGGCTGGATCATATCGCTTGCTCAGGTCCGATTCTGTATGTTTGCTGCTGCAGCGATTCCGGAAAAAAAAAGCATCCAGTTTGGTTCAGCCAATCCCCAGATACCTCCCACCCTTGACATTCCAACTATTGCCGGATTGTTCATAGTCCTCCTACTGTTCTTGATACTGATCATCCTCAATCAGAAAAAAAAATCCATCATATCAAATAAGTCCAAAGCACTTGCAGAAACTGAGGCCCGTTACCATCTCCTTTTCGAACATTCCCCCATTCCACTGTTGGAAGAGGATCACAGTGAGGTTAAAACCTTTCTCGACCAGCTAACAAAACAAGGGGTCAAGGACCTGCGCCGCTACTTTGCCGATAACCCGGAAAGTCTGGCCCGCTGTGCTGGTATGGTTCGGATACAGGCCGCCAACCAGGCCGCTCTTTCCCTCTACGAGGCAACAACACCCAATGCTCTTCATACACTGACTCGCATCTTGCCGGACAGTCAGCTATTTGCTTTTAAAAATGAATTGGTAAAAATTTTTACAAACGGAAACAGCGAGAATGTACTGGAAAACAGAACGTTGAACGGTGCAACGCTCATCGTTGAACGGCGAGTTGTGGTTGCCAGCGGATTTGAACAAAACTGGAACAAAGTCTTTGCAAGTGTCATAGATATTACGGAGCAGGTACGACTGCGTAATGAGAACAAGGCTTTTGAAGAACAGCTGCAGCACACTCAAAAACTAGAGGCTATCGGCAGCCTGGCCGGTGGTATTGCCCATGACTTCAACAACCTGCTTGCTCCTATCATGGGACGCGCTGAACTGATGCTGCTCGAAAACCCGGACAACGCTCCTGTACAACAGCACTGTCAAAACATTATTGAAGCCTCCAAACGCGCCCGCAATCTTGTAAAACAGATCCTGGTCTTCAGTCGTCAAGTTGATCAGGAAATCAAACCTGTGTCTCTTGTTGAAATCATTCAGGAAATCATCAACCTCACACAACCGACCCTGCCGGCGAACATCAGTATCACCTGTGATGTACCCGAGACCTGTCTCCAGATCATGGCCGATGCAACACAGTTGCACCAGGTGATTATGAACCTGGTAACCAATGCCTTCCATGCCATGGAAGAAAAAGGCGGTTGCCTCAGTATCCACCTGGAAACAGTTTCCCTGGGCATTGATTCATCCTCTGAACCTCCTGTTTCGCCAGGCCTGTATCAACAACTTCGTGTTGTTGATACAGGGCATGGTATGGATCAGCTGACCGTTTCCAAAATTTTTAATCCGTACTTTACAACAAAACCGCGAGATAAAGGAACCGGTCTGGGGCTGACAGTGGTTTTGGGAATTTTACGCGGATACGGTGGCGAGATCCTGGTTACGAGTGCTGTTGGTGAGGGAACCACCTTTACCCTTTATTTTCCGGCCGTGGAATTAGCTGCTGTACAGGATCCGATCATCTATGGGGATTCGAACATGCTGCCGGTTGGAAATGAACATATTCTGGTGGTTGACGACGAAAAATCGATTGCCGATGTCACCACCGGCATGCTTGAAAAACTTGGTTATACAGTAACGGCCCGTATCAGCGGCTACGATGCGCTGGAAGCCTTCCGTAACCTTGCAGACCGTATCGATCTGGTGATGGCTGATCTAACCATGCCGCAGATGACTGGTTTGCAGCTGTATCGGGAAATTAAAAGGATACAGCCGCATGTCAAGGTCATTCTGTGCACCGGTTTTAGCGAACAACTGGACAGTCGCAGTGCAAAATCCATCGGCATCGATGGATTTCTGCACAAGCCTGTGGTCATGTCGGATCTTGCCCACTGCATCCGTTCTGTTCTTGACGGTTAA
- the aspA gene encoding aspartate ammonia-lyase → MHIKQHHIEQAAGVTGINTTDLAAFLAEGSNHNYGPNEWLFQESTPRLWTGIILEGEVEIVRGLHGRTQHIMTLSKGALLSEGLLLEDDVHINGAYTRHGATVQQIPREKLAACQKTHPDRYYRIVSRVAVGINRRMRLLSDQLYTSRQETHQINGFRTEYDSLGQREIPNQAYYGVQTLRAMENFAISGVFIHNFEHMIEGMAMVKMAAAQANYELDRLDATRMATICTVCDELLKGQLHDQFTVDMFQGGAGTSSNMNANEVIANRGLELLGHQKGDYVHLHPNDHVNCSQSTNDVYPTAIKLAVLLSIRSLVPAMHELERALKRKAEEFKDVLKMGRTENQDAVPMTLGQEFSAYAVMIGSSIRAVEHGADELLDINMGATAIGTGINSPPGYADLVTKKLAKISGFPLRRAHNLVEATQNAGSFVQMSASLKRAAVQISKVCNDLRWLSSGPRCGLNEINLPPMQPGSTIMPGKVNPVIPELVNQVCYQVMGYDTVVSMAAEASELELCMAEPIIAYDLLHGIMILKNACITLAARCINGLTANREQCLMYVEDSIGLITAIVPIIGYDQSADIAMEALQTGASVYCLILDKGLLSKEQLDDLLRPENMTDPREIPRYQA, encoded by the coding sequence ATGCACATTAAACAACACCACATTGAACAGGCCGCCGGAGTTACCGGTATTAACACCACAGACCTTGCCGCTTTTCTTGCCGAGGGAAGCAATCACAATTACGGACCGAACGAATGGCTCTTTCAGGAGTCTACTCCTCGATTATGGACCGGAATTATTCTTGAAGGCGAGGTAGAGATCGTCCGCGGTTTACATGGGAGAACCCAGCATATTATGACACTGTCGAAAGGGGCACTGCTCAGCGAGGGATTGCTCCTGGAAGATGATGTTCACATCAACGGCGCCTATACGCGTCATGGCGCAACCGTGCAGCAGATTCCACGGGAAAAGCTGGCAGCCTGCCAGAAGACTCACCCGGACCGGTACTATCGAATAGTTTCCCGGGTAGCTGTCGGTATCAATCGCCGGATGCGCCTGCTCTCCGATCAGCTCTACACCAGCAGACAAGAGACGCATCAAATAAATGGTTTCCGCACAGAGTACGACTCTCTGGGCCAGCGCGAGATCCCGAATCAGGCATACTATGGGGTGCAAACGCTGCGGGCCATGGAAAACTTTGCCATCTCCGGTGTGTTTATCCATAACTTTGAACACATGATTGAAGGAATGGCCATGGTGAAGATGGCCGCAGCTCAGGCTAATTACGAGCTGGACAGATTAGATGCGACGAGGATGGCGACTATCTGCACCGTATGCGATGAACTGCTGAAAGGTCAACTGCACGATCAGTTCACTGTTGACATGTTCCAGGGAGGTGCCGGTACCTCCAGCAACATGAATGCCAATGAGGTGATCGCCAACCGGGGACTGGAGTTGTTGGGACATCAGAAAGGTGATTATGTACATCTTCATCCCAACGATCATGTGAACTGCTCCCAGTCGACCAATGATGTCTACCCAACAGCGATAAAACTGGCGGTACTTCTGTCCATTCGCAGTCTCGTGCCGGCAATGCATGAACTGGAAAGAGCTCTGAAGCGAAAGGCTGAGGAGTTTAAAGACGTACTCAAGATGGGGCGGACCGAAAATCAGGATGCTGTCCCCATGACACTCGGTCAGGAATTCAGCGCCTACGCAGTGATGATAGGCAGCTCTATTCGGGCAGTGGAGCATGGGGCCGATGAGCTGCTGGACATCAATATGGGAGCGACCGCTATTGGTACCGGTATTAACAGTCCACCCGGTTACGCGGATCTGGTGACCAAAAAATTAGCGAAAATCAGCGGCTTTCCCCTTCGCCGGGCACACAACCTGGTGGAAGCCACCCAAAATGCGGGTTCCTTTGTCCAGATGTCCGCCTCCCTGAAACGAGCTGCCGTGCAGATCTCAAAAGTCTGCAATGACTTACGCTGGTTATCATCCGGCCCCCGATGCGGGCTCAACGAAATCAACCTGCCGCCGATGCAGCCCGGATCAACGATTATGCCCGGTAAAGTAAACCCGGTTATACCAGAACTGGTGAACCAGGTGTGCTACCAGGTTATGGGATACGATACGGTTGTCTCGATGGCTGCCGAAGCCAGTGAGCTGGAACTGTGCATGGCCGAGCCCATTATCGCCTACGACCTCCTGCACGGCATAATGATTCTCAAAAACGCCTGCATTACCCTGGCAGCACGCTGTATCAACGGTTTGACAGCCAACCGTGAGCAATGCCTCATGTATGTGGAGGACAGCATCGGCCTGATAACTGCAATCGTACCGATCATCGGTTACGATCAATCAGCAGATATCGCCATGGAGGCTCTGCAAACAGGAGCTTCAGTATACTGCCTCATCCTGGATAAAGGTTTATTATCCAAAGAACAGTTAGATGATCTGCTGCGACCGGAAAACATGACCGATCCTCGCGAGATTCCCAGATATCAGGCTTAA
- a CDS encoding glycosyltransferase family 2 protein gives MLITVIIPTCNRAGYLQQAIESVFSQSLPCSELLVIDDGSTDDTVRLVERLASSTSVPVRLFCQENQGVACARNHGVRMARGRFIAFLDSDDRWLPEKLAVQMTAMQAAPHLLISHTRELWFRRDQRVNQKKKYEPPHGDIFLRSLNMCVVGMSTVLVRRELFDRYGLFDESLPCCEDYDLWLRVGSREPFLLVPEALTCKYGGRSDQLSTIHRAGMDVYRIRSLCHLLDAGGLTFEQRHAAVAELTRKCRIYGQGCLKRGRVEEGQEYFDLAAGYHQEEGSR, from the coding sequence ATGTTGATCACCGTAATTATTCCGACCTGTAATCGTGCAGGGTATCTGCAACAGGCTATAGAATCGGTATTCTCCCAGTCGCTTCCCTGCAGTGAGTTGCTTGTCATTGATGACGGTTCCACCGATGATACGGTCAGGCTGGTGGAGCGTCTGGCCAGCTCCACTTCTGTCCCTGTCCGTCTGTTCTGTCAGGAAAATCAAGGTGTTGCCTGTGCCCGCAACCATGGTGTCCGCATGGCCAGAGGCCGGTTTATTGCCTTTCTTGACTCAGATGACCGGTGGCTGCCGGAGAAACTTGCCGTGCAGATGACAGCCATGCAGGCTGCGCCGCATCTGCTGATTTCCCATACCCGGGAGCTCTGGTTTCGTCGTGATCAGCGCGTCAATCAGAAAAAGAAATATGAGCCGCCGCACGGAGATATCTTCCTGCGCAGCTTGAACATGTGCGTTGTCGGGATGTCTACTGTGCTGGTACGGCGAGAGCTGTTTGATCGTTATGGTCTGTTTGACGAGTCTCTTCCGTGCTGTGAAGACTATGACCTGTGGCTGCGTGTAGGCAGCAGGGAGCCGTTTCTTCTGGTTCCAGAGGCACTGACCTGCAAATATGGCGGCCGTTCCGATCAGCTGTCAACGATCCATCGCGCGGGCATGGATGTGTATCGTATCCGCTCATTGTGCCATCTTCTCGACGCCGGTGGATTGACTTTTGAGCAGCGGCATGCCGCTGTCGCGGAGTTGACACGTAAATGCCGGATCTACGGACAGGGCTGCCTTAAGCGTGGTCGTGTTGAAGAGGGGCAGGAGTATTTTGATCTGGCCGCGGGCTATCACCAGGAGGAGGGGAGTCGTTGA
- a CDS encoding L,D-transpeptidase family protein gives MRSDRIHVALCKSLRILSFFLCAGVLSVCQAAAAEPPSTPKSEGLMVNIRPKVEQELLGKGFALGQPIFVRIFKLPGVLEVWMNRGRGFELFKSYRICNYSGFPGPKISEGDWQAPEGFYSVAAEQMNPKSGYHLAFDIGYPNAFDTAKNRTGGLIMVHGNCQSVGCFAMTNGRMEEIYLLANESLKQGQERFDVHIFPFALTPRNLNKFAVSPWIKFWRSLEPVYTAFENSKRVPDVTVQNGEYIVGSSARKLAMQHVFAEDR, from the coding sequence ATGCGTTCTGATCGGATTCATGTGGCTCTGTGTAAAAGTCTGAGAATTTTGTCTTTTTTCCTCTGTGCCGGGGTTCTGTCCGTCTGCCAGGCAGCAGCAGCCGAACCGCCGTCGACGCCTAAGTCAGAAGGGTTGATGGTGAACATCCGACCCAAAGTCGAACAGGAGCTGCTGGGTAAAGGTTTTGCTCTTGGTCAGCCTATTTTTGTCCGTATTTTTAAGTTGCCCGGTGTACTGGAAGTCTGGATGAACAGAGGAAGAGGTTTTGAACTGTTCAAGTCGTATCGTATCTGTAACTATTCAGGTTTTCCCGGTCCTAAGATCAGTGAAGGAGACTGGCAGGCACCAGAAGGGTTTTACAGTGTTGCCGCTGAACAGATGAATCCGAAATCAGGGTATCATCTGGCCTTTGATATAGGGTATCCCAATGCGTTTGATACAGCTAAAAACCGGACCGGTGGTTTGATCATGGTACATGGCAACTGCCAGTCTGTGGGTTGTTTTGCCATGACGAACGGTCGTATGGAAGAGATCTATCTGCTTGCCAATGAGTCGCTGAAACAGGGGCAGGAGCGTTTTGATGTGCACATCTTCCCCTTTGCCCTGACACCACGGAACCTCAACAAATTCGCAGTTTCCCCCTGGATTAAATTCTGGCGAAGCCTGGAACCAGTCTACACAGCCTTTGAAAATTCAAAGCGGGTTCCTGATGTTACTGTCCAAAATGGTGAGTATATCGTTGGGTCGTCAGCTCGAAAACTGGCTATGCAGCACGTGTTTGCCGAGGATCGATAA